One genomic window of Cricetulus griseus strain 17A/GY chromosome 3, alternate assembly CriGri-PICRH-1.0, whole genome shotgun sequence includes the following:
- the LOC100758630 gene encoding vomeronasal type-2 receptor 116: MLSSLFVFLVLNLSFFFCSLTDPVCFWRIKDKNNMEGDKEVDCFFSIYTEHRYMKNDYFSGNLDKQLTPKNIHLIFSLYFAMEEINRNPHILPNISLLVNISCNLMGDQKRSRLYAKRTVNFPNYYCKDQRKYIIVLTGPMWLLSSFLGPLLYMSKTPELYYGHFQPLLNVHEQFPHLCQMSPKDTSLPFAMVSLVAHFRWNWVGVIIPDEVHGHEFLSELREEMQNKIVCIAFVSIITNDAISYTKMADTYYNQIMMSSAKVVIVYGDKDSLVCHFILWNYVEIRRIWVSMSQLDSITFMGDFMLNPFYGTFIFSHKNPEMSGFKQFIQTVHPSNYSNEISLAKLWWIYFECSFSSSNCTKLKDCSTKTLLKWFYRHQFGMAMSDTSYNLYNAVHAVAYSLHEMLLNHVDTWSKNAGKGFAFDSQQMFSILKNMQFVNPAGDLVNMNHKAKQDTEYDIFYIMDHKSKIGLKVKIGKFSGHFPNEQQLYMSDEMIEWATDFRQTPPSICSRSCSPGHRKSPQEGKAVCCFDCNRCLENEISNMTNMDHCVMCPDDQYANTKQTHCLKKVVTFLAYEDPLGMSLAALGLFFSFLTAVVLVVFLKHQGTPIVKANNQVLSYVLLLSLILCFLCSLLYIGQPHTTTCILQQTTFAIVFTVATSSVLAKTITVVLAFKVTVPDAKMRWLLASGAPNIIIPICTMIQVILCGIWLGTSPPFVDADAQTVHGHILIVCNKGSATAFHCVLGYLGSLALASFTMAFLARNLPDTFNEAKYLTFSMLVFCSVWFTFLLVYQSTKGKGMVAVEVFCILASSAGLLLCIFAPKCYIILFKPQINSFHKLRKTYCKDENIHEI; the protein is encoded by the exons ATGTTATCTTCTCTGTTTGTCTTCTTGGTCCTgaacctttccttctttttctgcagTTTGACTGATCCTGTGTGCTTTTGGAGAATAAAAGACAAGAACAACATGGAAGGAGATAAAGAGgttgattgtttcttttccatttatacAGAGCACAGATACATGAAAAATGATTACTTCAGTGGGAATCTAGATAAGCA GTTGACCCCTAAGAACATCCACTTGATCTTCTCTCTTTACTTTGCCATGGAAGAAATCAATAGGAACCCTCATATTTtaccaaacatttctctgctagtTAACATCTCGTGTAACCTGATGGGTGATCAGAAAAGATCTAGATTATATGCAAAAAGAACTGTAAATTTTCCTAACTACTACTGCAAAGATCAGAGAAAATATATAATTGTACTTACAGGACCCATGTGGTTACTATCTTCCTTTCTTGGACCATTGCTGTATATGTCAAAAACACCAGAA CTATACTATGGTCATTTTCAACCTCTCCTGAATGTCCATGAACAATTTCCTCATCTCTGCCAGATGTCTCCCAAGGACACATCTCTGCCATTTGCCATGGTATCCCTAGTGGCTCACTTCAGATGGAATTGGGTGGGAGTGATCATTCCAGATGAAGTCCATGGACATGAATTTCTTTCTGAATTGAGAGAGGagatgcaaaataaaattgtctGTATAGCATTTGTGAGCATTATCACAAATGATGCTATATCATATACTAAAATGGCTGATACATATTATAACCAGATCATGATGTCATCAGCAAAAGTTGTGATTGTTTATGGAGACAAAGACTCTCTAGTATGTCACTTTATACTATGGAACTATGTGGAAATTCGGAGAATCTGGGTCAGTATGTCCCAATTGGATAGTATCACATTTATGGGAGATTTTATGCTTAACCCGTTCTATGGGACTTTCATTTTCTCACATAAGAATCCTGAGATGTCTGGTTTTAAACAATTTATTCAGACAGTGCATCCTTCAAACTATAGTAATGAAATTTCACTTGCTAAACTATGGTGGATTTATTTTGAATGTTCTTTCTCATCATCTAATTGCACAAAACTTAAAGATTGTTCTACCAAAACTCTGTTGAAATGGTTCTATAGGCACCAGTTTGGAATGGCCATGAGTGATACAAGTTATAATTTATACAATGCTGTGCATGCTGTGGCCTACTCACTCCATGAGATGCTTTTAAACCATGTGGACACATGGTCAAAAAATGCTGGGAAAGGATTTGCATTTGACTCTCAACAG ATGTTCTCTATTCTGAAGAACATGCAATTTGTAAATCCTGCTGGAGACCTAGTGAACATGAACCACAAAGCAAAACAGGATACAGAGTATGACATTTTCTATATCATGGATCATAAAAGTAAAATTGGGCTTAAAGTGAAAATAGGAAAGTTTTCTGGACACTTTCCAAATGAACAACAATTATATATGTCTGATGAAATGATAGAATGGGCCACAGATTTTAGACAG ACTCCACCATCCATATGCAGTAGGTCTTGCAGTCCTGGACACAGAAAATCCCCTCAGGAGGGCAAAGCTGTCTGCTGTTTTGATTGTAACCGCTGTctagaaaatgaaatttccaaCATGACAA ACATGGATCATTGTGTGATGTGTCCAGATGATCAATatgccaacacaaaacaaactcactgCCTCAAGAAAGTTGTCACCTTTCTGGCCTATGAGGATCCATTGGGAATGTCTCTGGCTGCCTTGGGcctatttttctcctttcttacagCTGTTGTACTTGTTGTCTTTTTGAAGCATCAAGGTACTCCTATAGTAAAGGCCAATAACCAAGTTCTCAGCTATGTACTACTCCTCTCCCTaatactttgttttctctgttccttGCTCTACATTGGTCAACCACATACAACCACCTGTATCTTGCAGCAGACCACATTTGCAATTGTCTTCACTGTGGCAACATCTTCTGTTTTGGCTAAGACAATTACTGTAGTACTGGCATTCAAGGTCACTGTTCCAGATGCAAAGATGAGATGGCTTCTGGCATCAGGTGCACCAAACATCATCATTCCCATCTGCACCATGATCCAAGTGATTCTCTGTGGAATCTGGCTTGGAACTTCTCCTCCATTTGTTGATGCTGATGCACAAACTGTACATGGCCACATATTGATTGTTTGCAACAAAGGCTCAGCTACTGCCTTCCACTGTGTCCTGGGATATTTGGGCTCTCTGGCCCTTGCAAGTTTTACTATGGCTTTCCTGGCCAGAAATCTGCCTGACACATTCAATGAAGCCAAGTACCTGACATTCAGCATGCTGGTGTTCTGTAGTGTCTGGTTTACCTTCCTCCTTGTCTACCAAAGCACCAAGGGTAAGGGTATGGTGGCTGTGGAGGTCTTCTGTATCTTGGCCTCGAGTGCAGGCCTACTTCTCTGCATCTTTGCCCCAAAGTGCTACATTATTTTGTTCAAGCCACAGATAAATTCTTTTCATAAGCTCAGAAAGACATATTGTAAAGATGAAAATATCCATGAAATTTAA